TTAATTGAAATTTATAACTTAGTATTTAGTTATAAATAACTGTTAAATTAAATATTAGCGAGGTAAATTATTATTTCCATAAATCCACGGACAAAAATATAAAAAGAATGGCAATCTAGCAAAAATCGATGTGATAGACTTCACATATATTCTAAAAAAGTTCTTTCACATATCCTCAATTTTAATTACCAAGTTGAATTTCTCTTGGCGTAAAATTAAATTCTTTTTTAAAACAGGTTGTAAAATATGATTGATCATCAAAGCCATTATTTTGTGCAATCAAAGAAATGCTTTTATTAGTATATCTAAGTTGATAAAAAGCATTAAATAAACGTAATTTAACCAAATATCGTTGTGGAGATAAATTTATATCTCTTTTGAAATACCTATGCACAGTTCTTATTGATACTGAAAATTGATCAGCTAAATCATTCCAATCAATATTTTGTTCAAAATTCCAATGAAGCCAACGAATTAATTGTAAAGTACGCCGTTCGTTACTATTATTCTTGTTGTAAAAGTAACTACAATATCTTAGTAAAATTAATAGCCGTAAAAAGATACTTTCTTGTTCTATATAGGTTTTATTTTGACTTTCACTTAACTTTTTTAGTAAATCTTGAATTTTGGTAGCACTTTCTAAATCTAAAAATCGGTGAATATGAAATGATGCAAATTGCTTTGGAATGAGGGATTCAAAACCTTTAATTAACCAAAATTTATCTGATGGTTGATAAAATATACTTATTGCATTTAAATTTTGTGTAGTTTCATAAATATGTAAATCAGTTGATTGGGTAAAAAATAACATCCTAGGATAAATAGGATAAGACTTTCCATTGATGACATGTAACCCAATACCATCAATAATAAAGGTTATTTTGTTATAATTAAAGTTTGGTTTAGGAGAATAATTTTTGGGGATACGGGACGTTACGATAATATTTTGATGTTCTGAAATAAAGTAATCTCTAAAGTTTTGTGACTCCATTCTGATTTCCCTTTTTATAAAAATACTTAATTTATTAATAAGTAATTTTTGAGATTATATTAATTATAATTATAATCATACAGATAAAAATATTAAAAATCCATCGACCTAACTTTATCTTATTTCTATTAATAGTTATTGTGTCTTAGTTTTATTATCTTTTCATTTTAATTTATTGTGATATTAAGTTTGATT
The sequence above is drawn from the Gilliamella apicola genome and encodes:
- a CDS encoding helix-turn-helix domain-containing protein, which codes for MESQNFRDYFISEHQNIIVTSRIPKNYSPKPNFNYNKITFIIDGIGLHVINGKSYPIYPRMLFFTQSTDLHIYETTQNLNAISIFYQPSDKFWLIKGFESLIPKQFASFHIHRFLDLESATKIQDLLKKLSESQNKTYIEQESIFLRLLILLRYCSYFYNKNNSNERRTLQLIRWLHWNFEQNIDWNDLADQFSVSIRTVHRYFKRDINLSPQRYLVKLRLFNAFYQLRYTNKSISLIAQNNGFDDQSYFTTCFKKEFNFTPREIQLGN